The proteins below are encoded in one region of Pelotomaculum schinkii:
- a CDS encoding Glu/Leu/Phe/Val family dehydrogenase, with protein sequence MSQNASAWAMTLERLEKAAKIAELDPEVTALLREPQRIFVVSFPVRMDDGTTRLFKGYRVHHNHALGPIMGGTRFHGEETLDDVKALGLLMTLKNSLNGLSAGGGKGGVVVDPDSLSKAELERLCRAYIRAIAPMVGTWLDFPGADLGTDSQTQSWFLDELEQMNAMTHNPAAISGKDIILGGSQGRAAATGLGVMFSVREACKILGIQLKGLRIAIQGVGKVGGWAASLLYEKGAKIVAVSDVFGGVCAPGGINIPELLKFVEKTGKVEGFFGAKAINKNELLTVDCDVIIPAAVQNVINTEVASKIKAKVVAEGANGPTTLDGEEVLLSRGIFVVPDILANGGGTTVAYLEKAQNLYECYWSEKEVHAKYEEMFVQCFNEIYKICKEKGISMRMASYVKALKRIELAIKIRGWV encoded by the coding sequence ATGTCACAAAATGCTTCAGCATGGGCGATGACGCTTGAACGGTTGGAGAAAGCTGCAAAAATAGCTGAGTTAGATCCAGAAGTTACGGCTTTACTTAGAGAACCCCAGCGTATTTTTGTAGTAAGCTTCCCGGTTCGTATGGATGATGGCACGACAAGATTATTCAAAGGTTATCGAGTGCACCATAACCATGCTTTAGGGCCAATCATGGGGGGCACCAGGTTTCATGGTGAAGAAACGCTTGATGATGTAAAGGCCCTGGGTTTGCTAATGACCTTAAAAAATTCTCTTAACGGTTTGTCGGCGGGTGGCGGAAAAGGTGGCGTTGTGGTTGATCCTGATTCATTATCAAAAGCAGAGTTGGAAAGACTTTGCCGTGCTTATATCAGGGCTATTGCACCCATGGTTGGCACTTGGCTGGATTTCCCTGGAGCAGACCTAGGTACTGACTCCCAGACTCAGAGCTGGTTTCTTGACGAGTTGGAACAAATGAATGCGATGACCCATAATCCCGCAGCCATAAGCGGTAAGGATATAATATTAGGCGGATCTCAGGGACGTGCTGCCGCTACAGGTTTGGGCGTTATGTTTTCCGTACGGGAGGCCTGTAAGATTTTGGGAATCCAATTAAAAGGCCTGCGTATTGCCATACAGGGAGTAGGTAAGGTTGGCGGTTGGGCGGCAAGTCTTCTTTATGAAAAGGGAGCTAAGATCGTTGCAGTAAGTGATGTTTTTGGCGGTGTTTGTGCCCCTGGCGGTATTAATATTCCAGAACTGCTTAAATTTGTAGAAAAAACCGGAAAAGTTGAGGGTTTCTTTGGAGCAAAAGCAATAAACAAAAATGAGCTTCTTACCGTTGATTGTGACGTAATTATCCCTGCTGCAGTTCAGAACGTGATTAATACAGAAGTTGCTTCAAAAATAAAAGCAAAAGTGGTAGCAGAAGGAGCCAATGGACCAACTACCCTCGATGGTGAAGAAGTCCTACTGTCCAGAGGTATTTTTGTGGTCCCCGATATACTTGCTAATGGTGGGGGAACAACTGTTGCGTACCTTGAAAAGGCGCAGAATTTATATGAGTGCTACTGGAGCGAAAAAGAAGTCCATGCGAAGTATGAAGAGATGTTTGTCCAGTGCTTTAATGAAATCTATAAAATCTGCAAGGAAAAAGGTATAAGCATGAGGATGGCTTCTTATGTAAAAGCCCTTAAACGTATAGAACTTGCAATTAAAATTCGGGGATGGGTTTAA